The window CGTCCTTCATTTTAGCGCGTTGTTGATGACGACGAAACAACTTTTGCTGCACTGCGGTAGCGGATTAAGTCCGGCTTAATACGCCTTGTTGTATTAGTGCGCATTCTCGCGGCTGAACACGACCTTGACCGTCTTGACGATGATCCACAGGTCGAGCCAGAGCGACCAGCTGCGCAGATAATCGAGATCGTACTGGATGCGCGCTTCCATCTTGTCCAGCGTTTCGGTCTCGCCGCGCATGCCGTTGACCTGGGCCCAGCCGGTGATGCCGGGCTTGACCTTGTGGCGCAGCATGTAGCCCTTGATCAGCTTGCGGTACTGCTCGTTGTGCGCCACCGCGTGCGGACGCGGGCCGACGATGCTCATGCGTCCCTGCAGCACGTTGAAGAACTGGGGCAGCTCGTCGAGCGAACTCTTGCGCAAAAACGCGCCGACCCGGGTGATGCGCTGGTCGCCCTTGCGCGCCTGCACGACGGTGTCGCCATTTTCGGTCACCGTCATCGAGCGGAACTTGTAGACGATGATTTCCTCGCCGTACAGGCCGTAGCGGCGCTGGCGGAAGATCACCGGTCCGGGCGAGGTGAACTTCACGGCGGCGGCGATGACGAGCATGATCGGCAGCAGCATCAGCTGGATGATCAGGCCGAGCACGATGTCGCTGGTGCGCTTGACCATGCTGTTCAAGCCCATGAACGGGGTTTCGCAGATGGCGATCACGGGCATGCCGCCGACGTTGTCGAAGCGCGCCTGCATCAGATCGAACACATAGATATCGGGCAGGAAATAGACCGAGGCCGTGGTGTCCTGCAGTTCGTCGAGCAGCTTGCGGATGCGCGGCTGGGCCGAGATCGGCTGGCTGATGAAGATCATCTTGATGTTATGTTCGCGCACGTAGGCGGCGATATCGGCCATCTTGCCCAGCATCGGATGGCGCAGATTGGCCGGATGGCGGTCTTCGGTGCGGTCGTCGAAAAAGCCGTGCATCTGCATGAACAGGTTCTTGTGGCGCTCGCAGATGCCGGCGAACTTGATGCCGACGTCATTGGCGCCGATCACCACCACCGAGCGCATTTCGGTATTGTTGCCGGGGCCGACGGAGACGCGGCGCACCGCCAGGTGGCTCACCAGCATCACGATCGGGGTGGCGATGAACCAGGCCAGCACCACTTTGTTGTCGTAATAATACGACAGTCCGCTGGCCGAACCGAGGAACAGCAGCACGCACACGGTCAGGATCCAGCCGAACACGGTGTCG of the Massilia violaceinigra genome contains:
- a CDS encoding undecaprenyl-phosphate glucose phosphotransferase, whose protein sequence is MTVNDIPLISFFQRVLDPLIIMGTLYVSSMFFHEPFTGYSLVLMILAFFVSSAVYQHVDPYRTWRSGRMLAYMRDTVFGWILTVCVLLFLGSASGLSYYYDNKVVLAWFIATPIVMLVSHLAVRRVSVGPGNNTEMRSVVVIGANDVGIKFAGICERHKNLFMQMHGFFDDRTEDRHPANLRHPMLGKMADIAAYVREHNIKMIFISQPISAQPRIRKLLDELQDTTASVYFLPDIYVFDLMQARFDNVGGMPVIAICETPFMGLNSMVKRTSDIVLGLIIQLMLLPIMLVIAAAVKFTSPGPVIFRQRRYGLYGEEIIVYKFRSMTVTENGDTVVQARKGDQRITRVGAFLRKSSLDELPQFFNVLQGRMSIVGPRPHAVAHNEQYRKLIKGYMLRHKVKPGITGWAQVNGMRGETETLDKMEARIQYDLDYLRSWSLWLDLWIIVKTVKVVFSRENAH